In Streptomyces sp. NBC_01426, one genomic interval encodes:
- a CDS encoding biotin transporter BioY has translation MSTASVSFRPGAVLADLLPASRVRDIALVVGGAALTGIAAQIAVPVPGSPVPVTGQTFAALLVGTAFGARRGFLALALYALVGMAGVPWFAGGTSGAGGASFGYVLGMLLAATVVGALARRGADRSVARTAGTMVLGSALIYAVGVPYLALSTGMSFGAAVAAGLTPFLLGDALKAALAMGALPATWKLAGRRG, from the coding sequence ATGAGCACCGCTTCCGTCTCCTTCCGGCCCGGCGCCGTCCTCGCCGACCTGCTGCCCGCGAGCCGCGTCCGTGACATCGCGCTCGTCGTCGGCGGCGCCGCGCTCACCGGCATCGCCGCGCAGATCGCCGTGCCCGTCCCCGGCTCCCCGGTCCCGGTCACCGGCCAGACCTTCGCCGCCCTGCTGGTCGGCACCGCGTTCGGTGCCCGGCGCGGCTTCCTCGCGCTGGCCCTGTACGCGCTCGTGGGCATGGCGGGCGTGCCGTGGTTCGCGGGCGGCACCTCCGGCGCCGGCGGCGCCTCCTTCGGCTACGTCCTCGGCATGCTGCTCGCCGCCACCGTCGTCGGCGCCCTCGCGCGGCGCGGCGCCGACCGCTCGGTCGCGCGCACGGCGGGCACGATGGTGCTCGGATCCGCGCTCATCTACGCCGTCGGCGTGCCCTACCTGGCGCTGTCCACCGGGATGTCCTTCGGCGCGGCCGTCGCGGCGGGCCTGACCCCGTTCCTGCTCGGCGACGCCCTCAAGGCCGCGCTGGCCATGGGCGCCCTGCCGGCCACCTGGAAGCTGGCCGGCCGCCGCGGCTGA
- a CDS encoding ribose-5-phosphate isomerase, with the protein MRVYLGSDHAGFELKNHLVDWLKNNGHEPVDCGPHIYDAVDDYPPFCLRAAERTAADGESLGIVIGGSGNGEQIAANKVKGVRAILAWSVETAKLGREHNNANVISVGGRMHTQDEAVSFIEAFLATPYSGEERHTRRIDMLSAYELTGELPPIPAHHPQA; encoded by the coding sequence ATGCGCGTGTACCTCGGATCCGACCATGCCGGCTTTGAGCTCAAGAACCACCTGGTGGACTGGCTCAAGAACAACGGCCACGAGCCCGTCGACTGCGGGCCCCACATCTACGACGCGGTGGACGACTACCCGCCCTTCTGCCTGCGGGCCGCGGAGCGGACCGCCGCGGACGGCGAGAGCCTCGGCATCGTGATCGGCGGCTCCGGCAACGGCGAGCAGATCGCCGCGAACAAGGTCAAGGGCGTCCGCGCGATCCTCGCCTGGAGCGTGGAGACCGCCAAGCTCGGCCGTGAGCACAACAACGCCAACGTGATCTCCGTCGGCGGTCGGATGCACACGCAGGACGAGGCTGTCAGCTTCATCGAGGCCTTCCTGGCGACCCCGTACTCCGGCGAGGAGCGCCACACCCGCCGCATCGACATGCTCTCCGCCTACGAGCTGACCGGCGAGCTGCCCCCGATCCCGGCCCACCACCCGCAGGCCTGA
- a CDS encoding amino acid permease, producing the protein MSSTTTLQKAGDPSGTPGDAKPSDGLKAGLKNRHLSMIAIGGVIGAGLFVGSGGGIAKAGPAILVSYALVGAMVVFVMRMLGEMAAASPNSGSFSAYADRALGRWAGFSIGWLYWFFWVVVLAVEATAGAVILEGWVPAVPQWAWALIVMAVLTVTNLGSVASYGEFEFWFAGIKVVAIGAFVIIGMLAVFGVLPGSDNPGAGFAHLTDAGGFMPNGWGSILTGVLMVVFSFMGSEIVTLAAGESEDPRRAVTKATNSVIWRIGIFYLGSIFIVLTLLPWNDKSIVDKGSYVAALDSIGIAHAGQIMNVIVLTAVLSCLNSGLYTASRMAFSLGERGDAPKAFAKVNKRGVPTVAILGSVVFGFVAVYFNYAFKDTVFTFLLNSSGAIALFVWLVICLTQLRMRKILEREAPEKLAVKMWLFPYLTWATAGMITFVLAYMVYDKDNRQVVLLSLLVAAVVLAIGVVRDMRRKAAARV; encoded by the coding sequence ATGAGCTCCACGACGACCCTTCAGAAGGCAGGCGACCCCTCCGGCACCCCCGGCGACGCCAAGCCCTCCGACGGTCTGAAGGCCGGTCTGAAGAACCGCCACCTGTCCATGATCGCCATTGGCGGCGTCATCGGCGCCGGTCTTTTCGTCGGCTCCGGCGGCGGCATCGCCAAGGCCGGTCCCGCCATCCTCGTCTCGTACGCACTCGTCGGCGCCATGGTCGTCTTCGTGATGCGGATGCTCGGCGAGATGGCCGCCGCCAGCCCGAACTCGGGCTCGTTCTCCGCGTACGCCGACCGCGCGCTCGGTCGCTGGGCCGGCTTCTCCATCGGCTGGCTGTACTGGTTCTTCTGGGTCGTCGTGCTGGCCGTGGAGGCCACCGCCGGCGCGGTGATCCTCGAAGGCTGGGTCCCGGCCGTCCCGCAGTGGGCCTGGGCTCTGATCGTGATGGCGGTCCTGACCGTCACCAACCTCGGCTCGGTCGCCTCGTACGGCGAGTTCGAGTTCTGGTTCGCCGGCATCAAGGTCGTCGCCATCGGCGCGTTCGTGATCATCGGCATGCTGGCCGTCTTCGGCGTGCTGCCGGGCTCGGACAACCCCGGCGCCGGTTTCGCGCACCTCACCGACGCGGGCGGATTCATGCCCAACGGTTGGGGCTCGATCCTCACCGGTGTGCTGATGGTCGTCTTCTCCTTCATGGGCAGCGAGATCGTCACGCTGGCCGCCGGCGAGTCCGAGGACCCGCGCCGCGCGGTCACCAAGGCCACCAACTCGGTGATCTGGCGCATCGGCATCTTCTACCTGGGCTCGATCTTCATCGTCCTGACCCTGCTGCCGTGGAACGACAAGTCGATCGTCGACAAGGGCTCCTACGTGGCCGCCCTGGACTCCATCGGCATCGCCCACGCCGGCCAGATCATGAACGTGATCGTGCTGACCGCCGTGCTGTCCTGCCTGAACTCGGGCCTGTACACCGCCTCCCGCATGGCGTTCTCGCTGGGCGAGCGCGGTGACGCCCCGAAGGCCTTCGCCAAGGTCAACAAGCGGGGCGTCCCGACGGTCGCGATCCTGGGCTCCGTGGTGTTCGGCTTCGTCGCCGTCTACTTCAACTACGCCTTCAAGGACACGGTCTTCACCTTCCTGCTGAACTCCTCGGGTGCCATCGCCCTCTTCGTGTGGCTGGTCATCTGCCTGACCCAGCTGCGCATGCGCAAGATCCTGGAGCGCGAGGCGCCGGAGAAGCTCGCCGTCAAGATGTGGCTCTTCCCGTACCTCACCTGGGCCACCGCCGGCATGATCACCTTCGTCCTGGCCTACATGGTCTACGACAAGGACAACCGCCAGGTCGTCCTGCTCTCCCTGCTGGTGGCGGCCGTGGTGCTGGCCATCGGCGTGGTGCGCGACATGCGCCGCAAGGCCGCCGCGCGCGTCTGA